A stretch of the Rosa rugosa chromosome 5, drRosRugo1.1, whole genome shotgun sequence genome encodes the following:
- the LOC133710722 gene encoding uncharacterized protein LOC133710722 codes for MKGNSGISNGREGGDEVFTITLRPLGLSDIDDFMVWGTDEKVVSRFCTWEPYASKEEGLNYIKDKILPHPWYKAICLDGRPIGEISVTPKWGNDRCRAEIGYLLGSKDWGKGIATRAVKMVVDTIFKEWTHLERLEAFVDVENVASQRVMEKTGFQREGVLRKHYIVKGRTIDEVIFSILSTECES; via the coding sequence GGCGGTGATGAGGTCTTTACCATCACCCTCAGGCCTTTGGGTCTTTCTGACATTGATGATTTCATGGTTTGGGGCACAGATGAGAAAGTAGTGTCTCGTTTCTGCACTTGGGAGCCTTATGCTAGCAAAGAAGAGGGGCTCAACTACATCAAGGATAAGATCCTCCCACACCCCTGGTATAAGGCAATTTGTCTTGATGGCAGGCCGATTGGTGAAATTTCAGTGACCCCAAAATGGGGAAATGATCGGTGTAGAGCTGAAATTGGCTATCTCTTGGGGTCCAAGGACTGGGGCAAAGGGATAGCTACAAGGGCAGTGAAGATGGTGGTTGATACTATTTTCAAGGAGTGGACACATTTGGAGAGACTGGAAGCTTTCGTTGATGTGGAGAATGTGGCATCACAGAGGGTCATGGAAAAGACTGGGTTTCAAAGGGAAGGCGTTTTGAGAAAGCATTATATTGTGAAAGGTAGAACTATAGACGAGGTGATTTTTAGTATTCTTTCCACTGAATGTGAAAGCTGA